In a single window of the Nodularia spumigena CCY9414 genome:
- a CDS encoding endonuclease domain-containing protein, which produces MKISNFHLPYNPQLVERAKTLRKNMTKAEKKLWYDYLRTFQFRVHRQRPIDNFIVDFYCPNLSLVIEVDGESHSTDLAQNYDRERTQILEGYGLRIIRFTNQEVLNSFEGVCATIEELIPPTPLKKGG; this is translated from the coding sequence ATGAAAATCAGCAATTTCCATTTACCTTATAATCCACAACTGGTAGAAAGGGCTAAAACCCTGAGAAAAAATATGACAAAAGCAGAAAAAAAGCTCTGGTATGATTACTTAAGAACTTTTCAATTTCGAGTACATCGTCAAAGACCTATAGATAATTTTATTGTTGACTTTTATTGTCCAAATTTAAGCCTGGTAATAGAGGTAGATGGGGAAAGCCATAGTACAGATTTAGCTCAAAATTATGATCGAGAAAGGACACAAATATTAGAAGGATATGGATTAAGAATTATTCGTTTTACTAATCAAGAAGTGTTAAATTCTTTTGAAGGGGTGTGTGCAACAATTGAAGAATTGATCCCCCCAACCCCCCTTAAGAAGGGGGGCTAA
- the rppB gene encoding two-component system sensor histidine kinase RppB: protein MNENKLFRQTRLRLSLWYALVMAVIFSLCEYGVYRVVSHTQWVTLNRELESVAGTLHDSIELKLQEPGKLSPVMGQLLPNICAVGEGCIQVQSSSQRHVLSAINQSNYYVRFFDNSKGLIAIAGAYPTGLSSEFNQESWQTLKDNQGIIYQQISFVLHTQDNRDWGYIQVGRSLEDFSTYLETIKLTLALGLPIALGLVGFASWWLAGLAMQPIYLSYQQVQQFTADAAHELRTPLAATQATVESTLLMSQLDEAEARDILKTIQRQNQRLTTLVTDLLLLTRLDRQAVSIQYNLCCLNDIIGDLIEEFAALAIASNIKLSCQVGMSAFLNVMGNEDQLYRLFSNLIVNAIQYTPAGGKVTIDLSRNDHYAVIQVQDTGIGIPHSEIPRIFDRFYRVHSDRSRKTGGSGLGLAIAQAIAYTHTGSIDVHSELKTGSKFTVKLPFKNSPKKNFPPLMKALPKKHPTT from the coding sequence ATGAATGAGAATAAGCTGTTTCGGCAGACGCGGTTACGTTTGAGTTTGTGGTATGCGCTGGTGATGGCTGTGATTTTTAGCCTGTGCGAGTATGGGGTTTATCGGGTGGTTTCTCATACTCAATGGGTAACTTTAAATCGTGAGTTGGAATCTGTGGCGGGAACTCTACATGATAGTATTGAATTGAAGTTACAGGAACCAGGGAAGTTGTCACCTGTGATGGGGCAACTTTTACCTAATATTTGTGCAGTTGGTGAAGGTTGTATTCAAGTACAGTCAAGTTCTCAGCGTCATGTTTTAAGTGCTATTAATCAAAGTAATTATTATGTGCGTTTTTTTGATAATTCTAAAGGTTTGATTGCTATTGCTGGCGCTTATCCAACGGGTTTATCTTCTGAGTTTAATCAGGAAAGTTGGCAAACTTTGAAGGACAATCAAGGTATTATTTATCAACAAATTTCTTTTGTTCTACACACTCAAGATAATCGCGATTGGGGTTATATTCAAGTTGGGCGAAGTCTTGAAGATTTTAGTACATATCTGGAAACTATAAAATTAACTTTGGCTTTGGGTTTACCAATAGCTTTGGGTTTGGTGGGTTTTGCTAGTTGGTGGTTAGCAGGTTTAGCTATGCAGCCAATTTACCTTTCATACCAACAAGTTCAGCAATTTACAGCCGACGCAGCGCACGAGTTACGCACACCTTTAGCCGCAACACAGGCGACGGTGGAATCTACGCTGTTGATGTCCCAACTCGATGAGGCGGAGGCGCGGGATATTCTCAAAACTATACAACGTCAAAATCAACGACTTACAACTCTAGTAACAGATTTATTATTACTGACTCGTTTAGACCGTCAAGCTGTATCTATACAATATAATTTGTGTTGTTTGAATGATATTATTGGTGACTTAATTGAGGAATTTGCAGCATTAGCGATCGCCTCTAATATAAAATTAAGTTGTCAGGTCGGAATGTCTGCATTTCTAAATGTTATGGGGAATGAAGATCAGCTTTATCGCCTATTTTCTAATTTAATTGTTAATGCTATTCAATATACACCAGCAGGGGGAAAAGTTACAATTGATTTAAGTCGCAATGACCATTATGCTGTAATTCAGGTGCAGGATACAGGTATTGGGATTCCCCATTCAGAGATTCCCAGAATTTTTGATCGCTTTTATCGAGTTCATAGCGATCGCTCTCGTAAAACTGGCGGTTCTGGATTAGGATTAGCGATCGCTCAAGCAATTGCTTATACACACACAGGCAGTATAGATGTACACAGTGAATTAAAAACAGGTAGTAAATTCACTGTAAAACTACCCTTCAAGAATAGCCCCAAAAAAAATTTCCCTCCCTTAATGAAGGCACTTCCAAAAAAACACCCAACCACCTAA
- the rppA gene encoding two-component system response regulator RppA, with protein MRVLLVEDEPDLGAAIKRTLTQQKYLVDWVIDGDEAWGYLEDSWTEYTLAIFDWMLPKISGLELCKRLRKHQNSLPILMLTAKDSMEDKVTGLDAGADDYLVKPFGMAELLARLRALQRRSPQFQPQKLTVGNLTLDYGNNVVSSQDAVGNVQEITLTYKEFQLLEYFMKHPNQILTTEQIRNQLWEVNAEPVSNVVAAQMRLLRRKLVNGGCENMIETLHGLGYRFNFN; from the coding sequence ATGAGGGTATTACTTGTCGAAGATGAACCGGATTTAGGTGCTGCTATTAAACGGACTCTTACTCAACAAAAGTATTTAGTTGATTGGGTAATTGACGGAGATGAAGCATGGGGATATTTAGAAGATAGCTGGACTGAGTATACTTTAGCTATTTTTGATTGGATGTTGCCGAAAATTTCTGGCTTAGAATTGTGTAAAAGATTGCGGAAACATCAGAATTCTCTTCCTATTTTGATGCTGACTGCTAAGGACAGCATGGAGGATAAAGTTACTGGGTTAGATGCAGGGGCTGATGATTATTTGGTTAAGCCTTTTGGAATGGCGGAATTGTTAGCACGGTTACGCGCTTTGCAAAGAAGGTCTCCTCAATTTCAACCTCAAAAGTTAACTGTGGGTAATCTGACTTTAGATTACGGTAATAATGTAGTTTCTAGTCAAGATGCTGTGGGGAATGTCCAGGAAATTACTTTGACTTATAAGGAGTTTCAGTTATTAGAGTATTTTATGAAGCACCCAAATCAAATTCTGACTACTGAACAAATTCGGAATCAGCTTTGGGAGGTGAATGCGGAACCTGTTAGTAATGTGGTGGCGGCTCAAATGCGTTTGTTGCGTCGGAAGTTGGTTAATGGTGGGTGTGAGAATATGATTGAAACTTTACATGGTTTGGGTTATCGGTTTAATTTTAATTAA
- a CDS encoding AI-2E family transporter has translation MKIGQLLGFFALVISLYILWEIRRLLLLLFTAIVLATAISQLVQRFQRSGMQRIWAVWLSLLIVLIVLIGCFVLIVPPFIDQFEELVQLFPTGVAQIQQMIIWLEGTIVGPYITNLPDINNLIQQLQPLTENLLRQAIGFFSTGFTAVLELLLVIILTLMLLVNPQPYRKVFVRCFPSFYRHRVEEILTLCGEGLGHWTVGALITMVFIGFLSLLGLLVLRVPLALAHAVLAGLLNFIPNIGPTLSVILPMTIGFLDAPWKAIAVLILYLIIQNIESYWLTPTVMAKQVSLLPAFTLTAQLFFAGFFGALGLIMALPLAVVAKTWIEELVFKDILDKWKQTSS, from the coding sequence ATGAAAATCGGGCAATTGTTGGGATTTTTTGCGCTGGTTATTTCACTGTATATTCTTTGGGAAATTCGCCGATTATTGTTACTCTTATTTACAGCCATAGTGCTAGCAACAGCCATTAGCCAACTAGTGCAGAGGTTTCAACGGTCAGGGATGCAGCGAATTTGGGCTGTGTGGCTGAGTCTGCTAATTGTCCTAATTGTGTTAATTGGTTGTTTCGTGTTAATTGTGCCACCTTTTATCGACCAATTTGAGGAATTAGTGCAGTTGTTTCCCACTGGAGTAGCTCAAATTCAGCAGATGATCATTTGGTTAGAAGGTACAATCGTCGGACCATACATCACAAATTTACCAGATATTAACAATTTAATTCAACAACTTCAGCCATTAACTGAGAATCTCCTCAGACAAGCGATCGGGTTTTTCTCCACTGGATTTACTGCGGTCTTAGAATTGTTACTGGTAATAATTCTCACTTTAATGCTGTTAGTGAATCCCCAACCCTATCGTAAAGTTTTTGTACGCTGTTTTCCATCATTTTACCGCCATCGGGTGGAAGAAATTCTCACGTTATGCGGCGAAGGTTTGGGACACTGGACAGTTGGGGCTTTGATTACAATGGTATTTATTGGCTTTTTGAGTCTGTTAGGATTGCTAGTTTTACGAGTACCCTTAGCACTCGCTCATGCTGTACTAGCAGGATTACTCAACTTTATTCCCAATATTGGTCCCACCTTAAGCGTCATTTTACCAATGACCATCGGCTTTCTGGATGCACCTTGGAAAGCGATCGCTGTTCTCATCTTATACCTCATCATTCAAAATATAGAAAGCTACTGGCTAACACCCACAGTCATGGCCAAACAGGTGTCGCTGTTACCAGCCTTTACCCTCACCGCCCAACTCTTCTTCGCAGGCTTTTTTGGTGCTTTGGGATTAATCATGGCGTTACCCTTGGCGGTAGTTGCAAAAACTTGGATAGAAGAACTCGTCTTTAAAGATATCTTAGATAAGTGGAAACAAACATCTTCTTAG
- a CDS encoding CAP domain-containing protein, with the protein MKNQLSHILWAVGAAMTLVLTGCEQVVEYLPPLPRVEIPSGQPPQPPQPTQSATTNQIEIAVRQRINEVRQNEDLHPLEHNEKLAQVARNYSRQMAENNFFSHTGNDDSTLQDRVRAGGMIYWVVGENLFKSTNVPQPVKVAVEGWMESSGHRENILRPVFTETGVGVWRVDNTYYITQLFLRR; encoded by the coding sequence ATGAAAAATCAATTATCCCATATTTTATGGGCTGTAGGCGCAGCGATGACGCTGGTTTTAACTGGGTGTGAACAGGTGGTTGAATATTTACCACCGTTACCTAGAGTCGAAATTCCATCAGGTCAGCCACCACAACCGCCACAACCCACTCAATCTGCTACGACTAACCAAATCGAGATTGCAGTTCGACAACGCATTAATGAGGTGCGTCAAAATGAAGACCTCCACCCTCTAGAGCATAATGAGAAACTAGCACAGGTTGCTCGTAATTACAGCCGACAAATGGCAGAAAACAACTTTTTCAGTCACACCGGTAATGATGACAGCACTCTCCAAGACAGAGTAAGGGCTGGTGGTATGATCTACTGGGTAGTAGGTGAAAATCTCTTCAAAAGTACAAATGTTCCTCAACCTGTAAAAGTCGCGGTGGAAGGTTGGATGGAAAGCTCCGGACATCGGGAGAATATTCTCCGTCCGGTTTTTACAGAAACGGGTGTAGGAGTTTGGCGAGTTGACAACACATATTACATCACTCAGTTATTCTTGCGGCGTTAA
- a CDS encoding glycogen debranching N-terminal domain-containing protein, whose amino-acid sequence MRVTVGPPILMINHGSTFMATDLAGEINPHSHLGLFSDDTRFLSHYACYVDGSPWIRLTSATTTYYAARVYLINPQFTSRQGKIAQGDLSLIISRTVEQGIHEDLDITNNSSKPVKFNLEIALGSDFADIFEVESQQCVRRGHIETRWREAENQLETSYKNDTFYRCLIYKPCNFTSQPHYANGRVTFEISLEPSQTWHTCCKYNLIDNKHVREAVDFCCEDMVNPTTINTEIERLHCQWRDSVTGIVCANEDVVRLYRQSVEDLGSLRLYDYDFEPDIWLPAAGVPKFVTLFGRDSLIISLQNMIIHPGFARGALQKLGQLQATELDDWRDAQPGKILHEVRQGELAHFGKVPHTPYYGTADATPLFLITLHETWKWLGDDSLLQNNRDKALRCLEWIDNYGDLDGDGFQEYQTQSSRGIENQGWKDSGNAVVYPDGTQVKAPKALCELQGYVFDAWMRMAEVFDVLGEGNFAQELRIKAAKLQVRFEEHFWSEDLDCYVFALDPQKKPVRSLTSNAGHCLWSGIASPERAARVVKRLMQPDMWSGWGIRTLSTENHAYNPYSYHLGSIWPHDNGIIAMGFKRYGFTAEAAQIAEGIFDAAKYFASYRLPELFAGIKREPAAFPVPYIEANVPQGWAAASVFHFIQAILGLEADAPHQLLYVDPHLPKWLPEIELQHVEIGNSRVDLQFWREGEITHWDAVVKSGEVEVKRQTWQPWRI is encoded by the coding sequence ATGCGAGTAACTGTCGGCCCACCAATTCTGATGATTAATCATGGTAGTACCTTCATGGCTACTGACTTGGCTGGAGAAATTAACCCCCATAGTCATTTAGGACTTTTTTCAGATGATACGAGATTTTTAAGTCATTATGCTTGCTACGTTGATGGTAGCCCTTGGATTCGCCTAACTTCCGCAACCACAACATATTATGCAGCGCGCGTTTATCTGATAAATCCTCAGTTCACTTCTAGACAAGGCAAAATTGCTCAAGGTGATTTATCTTTAATCATTAGCCGGACAGTAGAACAGGGAATACATGAGGATCTTGATATTACAAATAATAGCTCCAAACCTGTCAAGTTTAATCTAGAAATTGCCCTCGGTTCCGACTTTGCCGATATTTTTGAAGTGGAATCACAGCAATGTGTGCGTCGGGGACATATTGAAACGAGATGGCGAGAAGCAGAAAATCAGTTAGAAACGAGCTATAAAAACGACACATTTTACCGTTGTTTGATTTACAAACCTTGTAACTTTACATCTCAACCCCACTATGCAAACGGTCGCGTTACCTTTGAGATATCATTAGAACCGAGTCAAACTTGGCACACCTGCTGTAAATATAATCTGATTGATAATAAGCACGTGCGTGAAGCCGTTGATTTCTGTTGTGAAGACATGGTAAATCCCACCACCATCAATACAGAAATTGAAAGGTTGCATTGTCAATGGCGGGACTCGGTAACTGGTATTGTCTGCGCCAATGAGGATGTAGTGCGACTTTATCGCCAGTCAGTTGAGGATTTAGGTTCACTGCGATTATATGACTACGATTTTGAACCGGATATTTGGCTACCAGCCGCAGGTGTCCCCAAATTTGTGACGCTGTTTGGGCGCGACAGCTTAATTATCAGTCTGCAAAATATGATTATTCATCCGGGTTTTGCTCGTGGGGCGCTGCAAAAATTGGGACAGTTACAAGCGACTGAATTAGATGATTGGCGCGACGCTCAACCGGGTAAGATTCTGCATGAAGTCCGCCAAGGTGAATTAGCGCATTTTGGCAAAGTTCCCCATACTCCTTACTACGGTACAGCCGATGCGACACCTTTATTTCTAATTACTTTGCACGAAACTTGGAAGTGGTTGGGAGATGATTCATTATTGCAGAATAACCGGGATAAAGCATTACGTTGTCTGGAATGGATTGATAATTATGGAGATTTAGACGGCGATGGTTTTCAAGAGTATCAAACCCAATCATCAAGGGGAATTGAAAATCAAGGTTGGAAAGATTCAGGTAATGCAGTTGTCTATCCAGATGGAACTCAGGTAAAAGCACCAAAGGCATTATGTGAATTACAAGGCTATGTTTTTGATGCTTGGATGCGAATGGCGGAGGTGTTTGATGTTTTGGGGGAAGGAAATTTTGCTCAAGAATTACGCATTAAAGCTGCTAAACTGCAAGTAAGATTTGAAGAGCATTTCTGGAGTGAAGATTTAGACTGTTATGTTTTTGCTCTAGATCCACAGAAGAAACCAGTGCGATCGCTCACTTCAAATGCAGGTCATTGTCTGTGGAGTGGTATCGCCAGTCCTGAACGTGCAGCCCGTGTGGTTAAGCGGCTGATGCAACCTGATATGTGGAGTGGTTGGGGTATTCGCACTTTAAGTACCGAAAACCACGCTTATAATCCTTATTCTTATCATTTAGGTTCAATTTGGCCTCATGACAATGGCATCATTGCAATGGGATTTAAACGTTATGGTTTTACTGCGGAAGCAGCCCAAATTGCTGAGGGGATTTTTGATGCAGCCAAGTATTTTGCTAGTTATCGTTTACCAGAACTTTTTGCGGGAATTAAGCGGGAACCAGCAGCTTTCCCAGTTCCTTACATTGAAGCCAATGTGCCTCAAGGCTGGGCTGCTGCATCAGTTTTTCATTTTATCCAAGCAATACTGGGTTTGGAAGCCGATGCGCCCCATCAGTTGCTTTACGTTGACCCACATCTCCCAAAATGGCTACCAGAGATTGAACTTCAGCACGTAGAAATTGGTAATTCCCGCGTGGATTTGCAGTTTTGGCGTGAAGGTGAAATTACCCATTGGGATGCTGTGGTTAAATCTGGTGAGGTGGAGGTGAAACGGCAAACTTGGCAACCTTGGAGAATATAA
- a CDS encoding Eco57I restriction-modification methylase domain-containing protein translates to MSDHQLSVFQSGIRDNRNRGTVGDFLKDKIELGSQLSIVSAYFTIYAFEALKQELCSIDSLNFLFGEPRFIQSIGTNTDRKSFKIEDTGIQLSSRLRQSKLARECQEWIQKKVNIRSIKESNLLHGKMYHIDNNGVKTAILGSSNFTLKGLGLAKVNSNIELNLIVDSERDRQDLKFWFEELWNNHKLVQDVKDEIISYLNQLYQDNAPEFIYYKTLYHLFKQFLDQQAASDLLTKQGHLIDTKIWNLLFDFQKDGVKGAINKIMEYNGCIIADSVGLGKTFEALAIIKYFELLNYKVLVLCPKKLRSNWTIYHAANNSELNILVEDRFNYTVLSHTDLSRDTGYSGDINLETLNRGNYDLVVIDESHNFRNNTKGKRDEDGNVIKKSRYERLMEDIIKKGIPTRVLLLSATPVNTDLKDLRNQINFIVKDKDSAFSQTLGIDSIKQTLTTAQKEFTLWAKKKQHHSNELLENLNSSFFTLLDGLTIARSRQHIKKYYQETIAELGGFPERLKPVSLFSHIDLEDNFLDYDEINEQISDYQLSLFNPSNYVLEEYQHLYEGEVVQNNFTQSNRENYLIGMMKVNFLKRLESSVYSFRITLERTIDKIKKIESKIKNFGQHQIEIIKSEDCEIESFDDEELQAAFEVGRELKYQLEHLDIDRWLFDLARDRRQLHKLYIQAKDVDVCRDAKLADLKTIIEDKVTNPTLNKQSKENKKVIIFTAFADTAKYLYDALVGWVTTELNINMALVTGGNGGNKTTLARKQTGSFYTPREIVNYMVDESLIAYLQNGLLDPPQPPLRRGENTEKVPLRSGENTENPSLRSGENTKKVPLSKGDLGGSEIEDKLRHLLSYSNDFHEFNDDEVDCLINAIDNLKIIDIACGSGAFPMGILQKLVFILEKLDPNNIKWKQQQKEKAISPVLKDIQVAKQISYEQARDEAIEKLQERLAEIEYEFENNEMDYPRKLFLIENCIFGVDIQPIAVQISKLRFFISLIVEQKVNNNQPNRGILPLPNLETKFVAANSLIGLETQLSLRSPEVIQKEEELKQVRQQHFKARTPKTKKKCRDKDNILRQEISQLLKSTGLESATADTLARWNPYDLNTCSDFFDPNWMFGVTDGFDICIGNPPYVRPHKLSKVFKEKLWRLYSSFVKKADLYSCFVEKTLNILKKTGIGSFILSNGFLRLDSFEKLRILLLQNTSVDLIIDFEDDVFESAIVKTCIFSFTNTYTKNKKIKIARIYSHVNLANLQFANVPQQYYQNKTYQSIFDLSYNNEIVKLKQKIGQNSIDLGNLFDISFGLKTGDDDKFLSFSKDSNEHKSLLRGENIGRYIFDYKGEYVWYVPKIMTSHRRTARPGNKLRFEQPKVLIRDTGNGLMGTYEELNFYVKDVLIISHQQKCTKTLKILVSILNSSLMKFYYETSFPTLHVQRNELAVLPMKLEFDESDQVIKIVDRILEIKRQNPTADTTELEREIDEIVYQLYGLTEEEIRIIEESVKRK, encoded by the coding sequence ATGTCAGATCATCAGCTTTCTGTGTTTCAGTCAGGTATTCGAGACAACCGTAACCGGGGTACAGTGGGAGATTTTCTCAAAGATAAGATTGAACTAGGCTCTCAATTATCTATCGTCTCTGCTTATTTTACAATTTATGCCTTTGAAGCTTTAAAACAGGAATTATGCTCTATTGATAGCTTAAATTTTCTATTTGGAGAACCTCGGTTTATTCAATCCATCGGCACTAATACTGATCGAAAATCTTTTAAAATTGAAGATACTGGCATTCAACTAAGCAGTCGTTTAAGACAGAGTAAATTAGCTAGGGAATGCCAAGAATGGATACAGAAAAAAGTCAATATTCGTTCGATTAAGGAAAGTAACTTACTTCATGGCAAAATGTACCACATTGATAATAATGGGGTGAAAACTGCCATTTTAGGTAGCTCTAATTTTACTTTAAAGGGATTAGGATTAGCTAAGGTCAATAGTAATATTGAGTTAAATTTAATCGTTGATAGCGAAAGAGATAGACAAGATTTAAAATTTTGGTTTGAAGAGTTATGGAATAATCACAAGCTGGTACAAGATGTCAAGGATGAAATAATTAGTTATCTCAATCAACTTTATCAAGATAATGCTCCTGAGTTTATTTATTATAAAACACTGTATCATTTATTCAAACAATTTTTAGACCAACAAGCAGCCAGTGATTTACTCACTAAACAAGGACACTTAATTGATACAAAGATTTGGAACTTATTATTTGATTTTCAGAAGGATGGGGTCAAAGGTGCGATTAATAAAATCATGGAATATAATGGCTGTATTATCGCTGACAGTGTGGGGTTAGGGAAAACATTTGAAGCTTTAGCTATTATTAAATATTTTGAATTATTGAATTATAAAGTCTTAGTATTATGTCCTAAAAAATTAAGAAGTAATTGGACAATTTACCATGCTGCTAATAATAGTGAATTAAATATTTTAGTTGAAGATAGATTTAACTATACAGTCTTGTCTCATACAGATTTGAGTAGAGATACGGGATATTCAGGGGATATTAATTTAGAAACCTTAAATCGGGGTAATTATGATTTAGTGGTGATTGATGAATCTCATAATTTTCGGAATAATACCAAAGGGAAACGAGATGAAGACGGAAATGTAATTAAAAAAAGTCGCTACGAACGTTTGATGGAAGACATTATAAAAAAAGGCATTCCTACTAGAGTTTTATTACTATCAGCAACTCCCGTGAACACAGACTTAAAAGATTTAAGGAATCAGATTAATTTTATTGTTAAAGATAAAGATAGTGCTTTTAGTCAAACATTGGGTATTGACAGTATCAAACAAACTTTAACCACTGCCCAAAAAGAATTTACTCTTTGGGCAAAGAAAAAGCAACATCATAGTAATGAGTTATTAGAAAACTTAAATTCTAGCTTTTTCACATTATTAGATGGGTTAACAATTGCTCGTTCTCGTCAACATATCAAAAAGTATTATCAAGAAACAATTGCAGAATTAGGGGGTTTTCCAGAGAGATTGAAACCAGTTTCTTTATTTTCCCATATTGATTTAGAAGATAACTTCTTAGATTACGATGAAATTAATGAGCAAATTTCTGACTATCAATTGTCTTTGTTTAACCCCTCTAATTATGTTCTAGAAGAATATCAACACTTGTATGAAGGGGAAGTTGTCCAAAATAACTTCACTCAAAGTAATCGAGAAAATTACTTGATTGGGATGATGAAAGTGAATTTTCTCAAAAGATTAGAAAGTTCGGTTTATTCTTTTAGAATTACCTTAGAGAGAACCATTGACAAGATTAAAAAAATAGAGTCAAAAATTAAAAATTTTGGACAGCATCAAATAGAAATTATCAAAAGTGAAGATTGTGAAATAGAATCTTTTGATGATGAAGAATTACAAGCGGCTTTTGAAGTAGGTAGGGAACTAAAATATCAATTAGAACACTTAGACATTGACAGATGGTTATTTGATTTAGCCAGGGATAGAAGACAACTTCATAAGTTATATATTCAAGCGAAGGATGTAGATGTTTGTAGGGATGCTAAATTAGCAGATTTAAAAACAATTATTGAGGATAAAGTTACAAATCCCACACTTAATAAACAAAGTAAGGAAAATAAAAAAGTTATCATCTTCACAGCTTTTGCCGATACAGCTAAATATTTATATGATGCTTTGGTAGGGTGGGTAACAACAGAGTTAAATATCAATATGGCTTTAGTTACTGGGGGTAATGGGGGGAATAAAACTACCTTAGCAAGAAAGCAAACGGGTTCTTTTTATACTCCTAGAGAAATTGTTAATTATATGGTAGATGAGTCGTTAATTGCTTATCTACAGAATGGTTTGTTAGATCCCCCCCAACCCCCCTTAAGAAGGGGGGAGAATACAGAAAAAGTCCCCTTGAGAAGTGGGGAGAATACTGAAAACCCCTCCTTGAGAAGTGGGGAGAATACAAAAAAAGTCCCCCTTTCTAAGGGGGATTTAGGGGGATCTGAGATTGAAGATAAATTACGTCATTTACTGTCTTATAGTAATGATTTCCATGAGTTTAATGATGATGAAGTTGACTGTTTAATTAATGCTATTGATAACCTGAAAATTATTGACATTGCTTGTGGTTCGGGTGCGTTTCCGATGGGAATTTTACAGAAGTTGGTGTTTATTTTAGAGAAACTTGACCCCAACAATATTAAATGGAAACAGCAACAGAAAGAAAAAGCTATATCACCTGTGTTAAAGGATATTCAGGTGGCGAAACAGATTAGTTATGAACAAGCAAGGGATGAAGCAATAGAGAAGTTACAGGAAAGGTTAGCAGAAATAGAATATGAATTTGAGAATAATGAGATGGACTATCCCCGGAAGTTATTTTTGATTGAAAATTGTATTTTTGGGGTAGATATTCAGCCGATAGCGGTACAAATTTCTAAGTTACGCTTTTTTATCTCTTTAATTGTTGAACAAAAGGTGAATAATAATCAACCCAATCGGGGGATTTTACCTTTACCGAACCTTGAGACTAAGTTTGTTGCGGCTAATTCTTTAATTGGGTTAGAAACTCAGTTAAGTTTAAGAAGTCCAGAGGTGATACAAAAAGAGGAAGAGTTAAAGCAAGTTCGTCAACAGCATTTTAAAGCTAGGACTCCGAAAACCAAGAAAAAATGTCGGGATAAAGATAACATTTTACGTCAAGAAATTAGTCAGTTATTGAAGTCAACGGGGTTAGAATCTGCTACTGCTGATACTTTAGCAAGATGGAATCCTTATGATTTGAATACCTGTTCTGATTTTTTTGACCCTAATTGGATGTTTGGGGTAACAGATGGGTTTGATATTTGTATTGGTAATCCTCCTTATGTTAGACCTCATAAATTATCAAAAGTTTTTAAAGAGAAACTCTGGAGGCTTTACTCATCCTTTGTTAAAAAAGCTGATTTGTATAGTTGCTTTGTTGAAAAAACTTTAAACATACTGAAAAAAACTGGAATAGGCTCTTTTATTTTATCTAACGGTTTTTTAAGGCTTGATAGCTTTGAAAAATTACGAATACTTTTACTACAAAATACATCTGTTGATTTAATTATAGATTTTGAAGATGATGTCTTTGAATCGGCTATTGTAAAAACTTGTATTTTCAGTTTCACTAATACATATACAAAAAATAAAAAAATAAAAATCGCTAGAATATATTCTCATGTTAATTTGGCAAATCTTCAATTTGCTAATGTTCCACAACAATATTACCAAAATAAAACTTATCAATCAATTTTTGATTTATCATACAATAATGAAATAGTTAAACTAAAACAGAAAATTGGGCAAAATTCAATTGACTTAGGAAACTTGTTTGATATATCCTTCGGACTCAAAACAGGTGATGATGATAAGTTTTTATCTTTTAGTAAAGATAGTAATGAACATAAATCTTTACTTCGTGGAGAAAATATTGGACGATATATTTTTGATTATAAAGGTGAATATGTCTGGTATGTTCCTAAAATAATGACTTCACATAGGCGAACGGCACGTCCGGGTAATAAATTAAGATTTGAACAGCCAAAAGTTCTTATTAGAGATACTGGAAACGGACTAATGGGGACTTATGAAGAACTTAATTTTTATGTTAAAGACGTATTGATTATATCTCATCAACAAAAATGCACAAAGACTCTTAAAATATTAGTAAGTATTTTAAATTCATCTCTGATGAAATTTTATTATGAAACATCTTTTCCAACACTTCATGTTCAAAGAAATGAATTAGCTGTACTTCCTATGAAATTAGAATTTGATGAGTCAGATCAAGTTATTAAAATTGTAGATAGAATCCTAGAAATAAAACGCCAAAACCCCACAGCAGACACCACAGAATTAGAAAGAGAAATTGATGAGATAGTGTATCAATTGTATGGGTTAACAGAGGAAGAGATTAGGATAATTGAGGAGAGTGTTAAACGTAAGTAA